The genomic region CGAGCAGGTTCTCGAGCAATTGCCCAGCGGCACGCAGGCAACGACGACGTCGAATCCGCAGCCAGGAGAATCGATTCGCCTTGCCAGCTTCAACATCCAGGTTTTCGGGCAATCGAAGATCGAGAAGCCGGAAGTTATGAAGGTGCTAACCCAAGTGGTCAAATCCTTCGACATCGTGGCGGTGCAAGAGCTTCGCAGTAAAGAACAAGATGTCATCCCGCGTTGGCTGGAGATGATCAACGCCGATGGTTCTCGTTGGGCTTCCCTCGTGGGACCGCGGTTGGGACGTACTGCCAGCACCGAGCAATACGTATTCCTGTATAACACAGCGAAAATCGAGTTCGTCGATAAGAGCGACTTCACGATCAACGACCCGCATGATTTGCTTCACCGCGAGCCATATGTCGCCTCGTTTCGTACCCGCGTGGGTCCTGGCGTTCAGCCGTTCAGCTTTACGCTGATCAATATCCATACCGACCCAGACGAGGTCGACGAAGAGTTGGATGCGTTGGCCGAGGTTTATGAAGTTGTCCGCGATGCCAATCCCAACGAAGACGACGTAATCCTGCTAGGCGACTTGAATACGGACTACGCGCACTTCGGGATGCTGGGCCAAGTCCCTGGTATTTTCGCTACAGTCCAGGGGACGCCTACCAACACACGTAAGAATAAGAGCTACGATAACATCGTCTTTGACCAGCGGCGTACGACCGAGTTCGCCGGTCAGGCAGGTGTCTTGGATCTGATGGCCGCTTTTAAAATGACCGAAGAACAAGCCTTGGATGTTTCCGACCACCTACCGGTCTGGGCGACATTCTCGACGACGGAAAGTGGAGGGGGCACGCTCGCTTCCGCTCCGGGGGCGACCACTCGGTAGGAGCCTCCTTGTTTGGCTGCTACGGTTCGTACTCGTGCATCGCGTGGAACTCCTTGGGAGGCTCGTAGTGGCGTAGGTCTTTGGCCAGGTAAGCATTCTGGCTCTTGAGATCGCCGCGGATGAGATAATACTGCGGTTCCTGGTAGTAGTCGCTCCAGCGAACCGCGTAGATGGTGCCAGTCGAGATTTTCTCGATGTCGAACTGATGGGTTAATTCGACGATCTCGCCCATCTTGTATTTGGGTTCCGGGACTTCTTCCATCATCACCGGGTGTATCTTCATTTGGATATCGCCGTAGCTGATCAGGTAAAAGTCATCTTCCGTAGTTTCACGACGAAAGATGACATCACTCGGAATCAGCCCTTCTGCTTTGTGGCGATCCTGGGGAAAGATCCAACCGTCGCCATCTTCTGGCCAGCGGGGAAACATTACCCAAGTGACTGGCGGCTTCACAGGAAACGCTTCGCTGTGCTGGATGGGAATGGAGTCGTCCGTGGGTGTCATGCCAGGTATTTCTCACAAGGTAGTCTGATAAGTCGATTTGGGGCGGACCTCTCTTTATTCTAGCGAAGAAATGGCTGGACAAGAAACAACACAAGGTGGTTGCCGCGAGGGTCTACCTCAACGACAACCACCTTGCAGGACACGTCGTGGTGTGTCTTGTGGTTATTCTTGGGCTTGGCTCAGGTCGTAAACCAGTTGCGGTGGCGGAACCTTGGCGGCGATTTGCTGGAATGCTGAGAGCATTTGAGCTTCCAGTTCAGCAATTGTGGAACCGCCTGGCACGCTGATATGGATGCCTCCGCATGCGTTGGCGATGGCCGTCATCACGTCGCGGTCCGCACTCGCACCCACGCTCATGGTATGAATGGTGACGCCACGTTTATGGGCTTGGACGGCCTCCCAGATGGCATACTGTTTCGAGCGATCATTGGTGGAGTAGTCGGCGTTGCCGTCTCCGTCATAGTCGGTGTAGTCGGCCCAGTTCCAGTCGTACGGCAAGCTCCAGCCGCTTTTGTAGCGGTTGGCGTTACCGTCGGTCATTAGCACGATTGTCGGACGAGCACCATGACGCGAATGGGCCTTAAGCAGTTCGTCGGCTTCATCCACGCCGAAGCCCATGGCCGTGTAACTACCGTAGTGCCCGGCCTGCTTGTGACGTTGAATCGTATCGAGCGTAGAATAGTCGTCCGAGATAAGGTTGCCGTTCAGGCTGGCATAGGCATTGCCGTCGTTGAGCGTATGTTCGACGCGGGAAGATTCGTCGTAGGAAACAATGCCCACTTCATCACCGAAGTCGAGATCTGTCAGGAAGTCGAGGAACAGCGAGAAACCGTTCTTCACCGCATGGAACGGGTAGTGTGGTGTCTTCCAGAGGTCTTCGGTTTCGTAATTGTGATAGCGATTCGTCAGAACGTAGTCGACGAAGTTCAGTTTGCCGTACTTCTGCCGATTGCCGCTATTGCTGGAAACATTGTCTCGGCAGTAGTTGATGAACTCGTCCCAACTGCCGCGCTGATAAGGATAGTTGATGTTGTCCAGGCCGAATGCCTGCTTCACGGCACTATTGGTATCGCGGAACTCTTCGCCGTTGCCGGTTGCATTGCCGGCTTTCACGTAGACTCGATCGATTTGTCGGTTGTTATTCGAGCCGGTCCCCGAGAAAGTACCGGTGGTGCTACCTGGGTAGAAGTACTGCGAGTTTCCGTTATCGAAGTACAGGCGAACTCGCGAGATGTTTTTGGTCGATTGGACGTAGACTTCGCGATCTTTGAACGTCACTTTGTTTTGTGGAGCGGCCGAACTGGTA from Blastopirellula marina harbors:
- a CDS encoding endonuclease/exonuclease/phosphatase family protein; amino-acid sequence: MRALILSSLAFIVGLVAATGCNVEQVLEQLPSGTQATTTSNPQPGESIRLASFNIQVFGQSKIEKPEVMKVLTQVVKSFDIVAVQELRSKEQDVIPRWLEMINADGSRWASLVGPRLGRTASTEQYVFLYNTAKIEFVDKSDFTINDPHDLLHREPYVASFRTRVGPGVQPFSFTLINIHTDPDEVDEELDALAEVYEVVRDANPNEDDVILLGDLNTDYAHFGMLGQVPGIFATVQGTPTNTRKNKSYDNIVFDQRRTTEFAGQAGVLDLMAAFKMTEEQALDVSDHLPVWATFSTTESGGGTLASAPGATTR
- a CDS encoding DUF6960 family protein translates to MTPTDDSIPIQHSEAFPVKPPVTWVMFPRWPEDGDGWIFPQDRHKAEGLIPSDVIFRRETTEDDFYLISYGDIQMKIHPVMMEEVPEPKYKMGEIVELTHQFDIEKISTGTIYAVRWSDYYQEPQYYLIRGDLKSQNAYLAKDLRHYEPPKEFHAMHEYEP
- a CDS encoding vWA domain-containing protein — protein: MASNSIPENSQRQNRRGVFIVLAAFVMIVLFAFLSLGIDSGLIAMEQTRLQNAVDAAALAASQEITSAVQSASEGGDPNSISLDHARAMATDVADRNGVYVDSAKDVVFGKRTYNEGNGKWEIAWNQGPYNVVKVTARRDQENMSARDSKVPLAFGWAVGTPTIDLRAEAIAFVEARDMVVVLDFSGSMNDDSRYSSISRLGQDNIEANMVDIFNAMSPNVGSLSFEQEYLTIVGTPPTSSAAPQNKVTFKDREVYVQSTKNISRVRLYFDNGNSQYFYPGSTTGTFSGTGSNNNRQIDRVYVKAGNATGNGEEFRDTNSAVKQAFGLDNINYPYQRGSWDEFINYCRDNVSSNSGNRQKYGKLNFVDYVLTNRYHNYETEDLWKTPHYPFHAVKNGFSLFLDFLTDLDFGDEVGIVSYDESSRVEHTLNDGNAYASLNGNLISDDYSTLDTIQRHKQAGHYGSYTAMGFGVDEADELLKAHSRHGARPTIVLMTDGNANRYKSGWSLPYDWNWADYTDYDGDGNADYSTNDRSKQYAIWEAVQAHKRGVTIHTMSVGASADRDVMTAIANACGGIHISVPGGSTIAELEAQMLSAFQQIAAKVPPPQLVYDLSQAQE